The following are encoded together in the Nocardia sp. XZ_19_385 genome:
- a CDS encoding MFS transporter: MTEIKTGEAPRTPLDPRRWAALIVVLIAAFMDAVDVTVVHIALPDIQADTGASLSQVQWITGGYALTFALGLITGGRLGDFFGRKRVFLTGVAGFTIASLICGIAASPDLLLAGRLAQGAMAALMVPQVLSIIHVTFPESERGKVFGIYGAVMALGTLAGPVVGALLVEWNLFDLAWRPIFLVNLPLGIAGLIAGWLLIGESKAEKAQRLDIAGVGIVTLGLLMLVLPLTQGRELGWPAWTYLSMAGSLPVLGGFVAWERHLTRQGGSPLVVLSLFTRRSFAGGQGVQLLFGLASGVFFLAWTLYLQLGLGFSPLKAGLSGMPMSVAMMLGASLSMQVLVPRFGRAVLQTGALLAAGGMVLFGFFATTQGTGISLWQTMLPLIPMGIGMGLIIAPLTDLILSEVPHEHAGSASGLTSTTIQLGQAIGVALSSVIFFGHLGPGDPATQSHAMPAAFSGSLWYVAAIFTAMCALLFTLPGKAPAQADATAANAPAPASLG, from the coding sequence ATGACTGAAATCAAGACCGGGGAGGCACCCCGGACCCCGCTCGATCCGCGCCGATGGGCGGCACTGATCGTGGTGCTGATCGCGGCGTTCATGGACGCCGTCGACGTGACCGTCGTGCACATCGCCCTGCCTGATATCCAGGCCGACACCGGCGCCTCGCTGTCGCAGGTGCAATGGATCACCGGTGGCTACGCCCTGACCTTCGCCCTCGGCTTGATCACCGGCGGCCGGCTCGGTGACTTCTTCGGGCGCAAGCGCGTATTCCTCACCGGCGTAGCCGGTTTCACGATCGCCTCACTGATCTGCGGTATCGCGGCGAGCCCCGATCTACTGCTGGCCGGGCGGCTGGCCCAGGGCGCGATGGCGGCGCTGATGGTGCCGCAGGTGCTGTCGATCATTCACGTCACCTTCCCGGAATCCGAGCGCGGCAAGGTGTTCGGCATCTACGGCGCGGTCATGGCGCTGGGTACGCTGGCCGGTCCGGTCGTCGGCGCGCTGCTGGTCGAATGGAATCTGTTCGACCTGGCGTGGCGGCCGATCTTCCTGGTGAACCTGCCACTCGGCATCGCGGGCCTGATCGCCGGCTGGCTGCTGATCGGTGAATCCAAAGCGGAGAAGGCTCAACGGCTGGACATCGCAGGCGTCGGCATCGTCACCCTCGGTCTGCTGATGCTGGTCCTTCCACTCACCCAGGGCCGCGAATTGGGCTGGCCCGCTTGGACTTACCTCTCGATGGCCGGATCGCTGCCGGTGCTGGGCGGTTTCGTCGCATGGGAACGCCACCTCACCCGGCAAGGCGGTTCCCCGCTGGTCGTACTTTCCCTTTTCACCCGCCGCAGCTTCGCGGGCGGCCAGGGCGTGCAACTGCTGTTCGGTCTCGCCTCGGGCGTCTTCTTCCTCGCCTGGACGCTGTATCTGCAACTGGGCCTGGGCTTCTCACCGTTGAAGGCGGGTCTGTCCGGCATGCCGATGTCGGTGGCGATGATGCTCGGCGCCAGCCTGTCCATGCAGGTACTGGTGCCCCGCTTCGGCCGCGCCGTACTGCAAACCGGCGCCCTGCTGGCCGCTGGGGGCATGGTCCTGTTCGGCTTCTTCGCGACCACCCAGGGCACCGGCATCAGCCTGTGGCAGACCATGCTTCCGCTGATTCCGATGGGCATCGGCATGGGCCTGATCATCGCCCCGCTCACCGACCTGATCCTGTCCGAGGTCCCGCACGAACACGCCGGTTCCGCCTCGGGCCTGACCAGCACCACCATTCAACTCGGCCAAGCGATCGGCGTAGCGCTGTCCTCCGTGATCTTCTTCGGCCACCTCGGACCCGGCGACCCGGCCACCCAATCCCACGCCATGCCAGCCGCTTTCAGCGGCTCCCTGTGGTACGTCGCGGCCATCTTCACCGCTATGTGTGCTCTGCTGTTCACCCTGCCGGGCAAGGCTCCGGCACAGGCCGACGCCACGGCAGCGAATGCACCCGCTCCAGCTTCGCTCGGATAG
- a CDS encoding serpin family protein yields the protein MPTGTTPNVLASNRLTAKWCQATPAGDFVLSGVGLWPLLAVLADAADGPARAELEQAIGIPAAAAREAALELLAILDDSASASAALGVWAKAELPLNPAWVQSLPAGVVERLAGQGALDAWANKHTHGMIEKFPLQVTPDSVLVLATALFAETTWRTPFQPSTLVPRTGPWAGHSGVALSQYSPDAQAAAILDGDVQVTRVIVAGDNDLDVHLLLGDAEPGAVLATGLGAMNGEIPIRTDLPLGIEAPGLTVSEERSTTPIDRLGILLRPFDIRSTHDLLAHRTLFGLSAASTELDNFPAISPVPLYISQGKQDALAQFSAKGFKAAAVTAFDILAVGMPPPNTHTIRLIEATFDRPFGFLAIHRPSGLALVAGWVATPPIPQPEGDADI from the coding sequence GTGCCTACCGGAACCACTCCGAATGTCCTCGCCTCCAACCGACTTACCGCCAAATGGTGCCAGGCCACCCCCGCGGGCGACTTCGTCCTCTCCGGGGTCGGCCTGTGGCCACTACTCGCAGTCCTCGCCGACGCTGCAGATGGCCCTGCCCGCGCGGAGCTGGAACAGGCGATCGGGATCCCGGCCGCCGCGGCACGCGAAGCAGCGCTGGAACTCCTTGCGATTCTGGATGATTCGGCATCCGCATCCGCCGCACTCGGCGTATGGGCCAAAGCTGAGCTGCCGCTGAATCCGGCGTGGGTGCAGAGCCTGCCTGCCGGAGTGGTGGAGCGCCTCGCCGGGCAGGGAGCGTTGGACGCCTGGGCGAACAAGCACACCCACGGCATGATCGAAAAGTTCCCGCTGCAAGTCACCCCGGACTCCGTCCTGGTCCTGGCCACCGCCCTGTTCGCCGAAACCACCTGGCGCACACCGTTTCAACCATCCACCCTCGTCCCCCGCACCGGGCCGTGGGCGGGACACAGCGGCGTCGCCTTGTCGCAGTACTCCCCGGACGCGCAAGCCGCCGCGATCCTGGACGGCGACGTGCAGGTCACCCGCGTTATCGTGGCAGGCGACAACGACCTGGACGTGCATCTGTTACTCGGCGACGCCGAACCGGGCGCTGTCCTGGCGACCGGGCTCGGCGCGATGAACGGCGAGATCCCGATCCGAACCGACCTCCCACTCGGCATCGAAGCCCCCGGCTTGACAGTCAGCGAGGAAAGGAGCACCACACCGATCGACCGGCTTGGAATCCTCTTGCGGCCCTTCGATATCCGATCGACCCACGATCTCCTCGCGCACCGCACCCTCTTCGGCTTGTCCGCGGCCAGCACCGAACTCGACAATTTCCCCGCCATCAGCCCGGTCCCGCTCTACATCAGCCAGGGCAAGCAGGACGCCCTGGCCCAGTTCTCCGCCAAGGGCTTCAAAGCCGCCGCCGTCACCGCCTTCGACATACTCGCCGTCGGCATGCCACCCCCGAACACTCACACCATCCGGCTGATCGAAGCCACCTTCGACCGCCCCTTCGGCTTCCTCGCCATCCACCGCCCCAGCGGCCTCGCTCTCGTTGCCGGCTGGGTAGCCACCCCGCCCATCCCACAGCCGGAGGGCGACGCCGACATCTGA
- a CDS encoding DNA polymerase domain-containing protein, with translation MGDEERNGVKLTNLDKPLFDGAEATKRDLIDYLEFAGDRLVRQLRDRPLSVIRIRPGQEPFMQKNLPKYTPEWVPRVRVWAESSHREVTYALCEDVRTLLWFGNQRAIEYHPTLLLADHAKGPTHLILDIDPPEGQPFGQAVLAAKLIQQALTDDGLAGAVKTSGAKGLHIFVPLVEGLPIDDVAAATRAIAARAERLDPSLATTAFIVEDRKGKVFLDSTRAGGATVVAAYSPRIRPGTPVSFPLSWSDLDNITPADFTVRTAPGLLGARDPWADEMPAPQTLPADLLEEGHTIPIARVQAMHEGKRRARAARNKNDS, from the coding sequence ATGGGTGACGAGGAACGCAACGGCGTCAAGCTGACCAATCTCGACAAGCCGCTGTTCGACGGCGCCGAGGCGACCAAACGCGACCTGATCGATTACCTCGAGTTCGCCGGCGATCGGCTGGTGCGTCAGCTGCGTGATCGCCCCTTGTCGGTCATCCGAATCCGCCCCGGCCAGGAACCTTTCATGCAGAAGAACCTGCCGAAGTACACCCCGGAGTGGGTGCCGCGGGTGCGGGTGTGGGCCGAGAGTTCGCACCGCGAAGTCACCTACGCGCTCTGCGAGGATGTCCGCACCCTGCTGTGGTTCGGCAACCAGCGCGCCATCGAATACCACCCCACACTGCTCCTGGCCGACCATGCCAAGGGCCCTACGCATCTGATCCTCGACATCGATCCACCCGAGGGGCAGCCGTTCGGGCAGGCGGTGCTCGCCGCGAAACTCATTCAGCAGGCGCTGACCGACGACGGCTTGGCCGGCGCCGTGAAAACCAGTGGCGCCAAGGGCCTGCACATCTTCGTCCCCCTCGTCGAGGGCCTCCCCATCGACGATGTCGCCGCCGCCACCCGAGCCATCGCCGCCCGCGCCGAACGCCTGGACCCGTCCCTGGCCACCACCGCCTTCATCGTGGAAGACCGCAAGGGCAAGGTCTTCCTCGACTCCACTCGCGCCGGCGGAGCGACCGTCGTCGCCGCCTACAGCCCCCGCATCCGCCCGGGAACCCCCGTCTCCTTCCCGCTCTCCTGGTCCGACCTCGACAACATCACCCCGGCCGACTTCACCGTCCGCACCGCCCCCGGCCTGCTCGGTGCCCGTGACCCCTGGGCCGACGAAATGCCCGCTCCCCAAACCCTTCCCGCCGATCTCCTCGAAGAGGGCCACACCATCCCCATCGCCCGCGTCCAGGCCATGCACGAAGGCAAACGCCGAGCGCGTGCGGCACGAAACAAGAACGACAGCTAG
- a CDS encoding serine hydrolase domain-containing protein, which translates to MRRLEILVLSVVMAAAVLWGVPSVAEAQPEGLKHCTVSSGRTLETAKPEEVGLDSAAMAEAMRIANDPSRRTVHVFRNNCLIATGARNAENGGVAWNMWSSTKSVVSLVAGIAVDEQRLKIDDPIGVYLPPGLGDEAHRAIKVRHLLDESSGMRVAVASEGITGLAQLDPNVVAQALALPIDHEPGTIWQYSQRAVDLLVYVVQQAVGEDFQAYAQRKLFTPLGIAANDYHWARDRSGNTYGYAHLVLPPADFVKLGLLIGNQGAYGDTQVVSAEYIRLASEPSPAKPCFGFLLVVNGPGCAISFPGLPSDAVEMAGMMRQDNFIVPSLGLMVSWTGVTVPGDSVSFPHDVLRAVIAAFREPTLPDPGPYTPLPDVSVTDPMISNPDALFGALGIGPAAYPGCNLATCLGKPLAAPFGDWPPGCYILGCVGTHPATPGIR; encoded by the coding sequence GTGCGTCGTCTGGAAATTCTGGTGCTGTCGGTCGTCATGGCAGCGGCGGTGTTGTGGGGTGTGCCGAGTGTGGCCGAAGCGCAACCGGAGGGGTTGAAGCACTGCACGGTGAGCAGCGGCCGCACTTTGGAGACGGCGAAACCTGAAGAGGTGGGCCTGGATTCGGCCGCGATGGCCGAGGCTATGCGGATCGCGAACGATCCTTCACGGCGCACCGTGCATGTGTTCCGCAACAACTGCCTGATCGCTACCGGAGCGCGCAACGCCGAAAACGGCGGGGTGGCGTGGAATATGTGGAGCAGCACCAAGAGTGTGGTTTCGCTGGTCGCGGGGATCGCCGTCGATGAGCAGCGGCTGAAGATCGACGACCCGATCGGGGTCTACCTGCCACCGGGGCTCGGGGACGAAGCGCACCGCGCGATCAAGGTCCGGCACCTGTTGGACGAATCTTCGGGGATGCGGGTTGCCGTTGCCTCCGAGGGGATTACGGGTCTGGCGCAGCTGGATCCGAACGTGGTGGCGCAGGCGCTGGCGCTGCCGATCGATCATGAACCGGGCACGATTTGGCAGTACAGTCAGCGCGCGGTCGACCTGCTGGTCTATGTCGTGCAACAGGCGGTGGGCGAGGACTTCCAGGCCTACGCGCAGCGAAAGCTGTTCACGCCGTTGGGTATTGCGGCCAATGACTACCACTGGGCGCGAGACCGCAGTGGAAACACCTACGGGTACGCGCATCTGGTGCTGCCACCCGCCGACTTCGTGAAGCTGGGACTGCTGATCGGCAACCAGGGCGCATACGGCGACACCCAGGTCGTGTCGGCGGAGTACATCCGGCTGGCCAGCGAACCCTCCCCTGCCAAGCCATGTTTCGGGTTCCTGCTGGTCGTCAACGGCCCCGGCTGCGCGATCTCCTTCCCCGGACTGCCCTCGGATGCGGTGGAGATGGCGGGCATGATGCGCCAGGACAACTTCATCGTCCCCAGCCTCGGCCTGATGGTCAGCTGGACCGGAGTAACCGTCCCCGGCGACTCGGTGAGCTTCCCGCACGATGTGCTGCGCGCCGTCATCGCGGCCTTCCGCGAACCCACCCTGCCCGACCCGGGCCCCTACACCCCACTCCCCGACGTCAGCGTCACCGACCCGATGATCTCCAACCCCGACGCCCTCTTCGGCGCCCTCGGCATCGGCCCCGCCGCCTACCCCGGCTGCAACCTCGCCACCTGCCTGGGCAAACCCCTCGCCGCCCCCTTCGGCGACTGGCCCCCGGGCTGCTACATCCTGGGCTGCGTGGGCACCCACCCCGCAACCCCGGGCATCCGCTAA